The genomic DNA aattaaaaaaagcgtttggattaattacatattttaaatgagatCCACCCTATAATTCAACAACTAAAAATTCATAAGTAGAAGTGTATGAGGTTGAACACTGAGAAAGGAAGGGCTGGTTATGTTTTATTACTCTTTGTTATatgttaatactataaataagttatttatttgaaGCTAAAAAGTGTAGTTTTTAGTCTGACCGTTGCTAAATTGTAAAGTTCTGTACGGACATTGTTTACGTGAATTCTTTTTAGACTTGGTCTAACACCGTACTAGTGACTATTTGTCTTGAAGTAATCATAGAAATATATGAAGAAAACATTGAAAAGACAATAAgaataatcttttaaaagtacttaacaaacaagttttacaacttttgttaacattaaaacagGTGATTGCAGTAGCAATGGTGACAGTCAGAAGCATTTTGTTTTAATGCCATATTACAatgtcatatttgtttttatatctcagaaatgtatattgtatatgagTTCTACCTGGATTTTTATGATCTCTTATATAGTATAGCTCAAAAATGTACAGGCTATAGGCCAGACAAAATGTGTTCAAGCatgaaattttatgaataataaaggATGACATCTTTGTTTAAACACTTCTTTTGATTGCTTACTTAAATAGGAATAGTTTCTTTCCAAGCGCTTGTAAATTTACTGGACATTTgcagaatatttactttttatgtattacttTGAGGAATAGccgcggcactcaaagggttaaaaggaGAGCACAATAAAGAAGCGGTCTTACGTTGAGGCCCATCCCATGAGAGGGTTCTCCCATCGTTCTCTCGTCTCGAACTGCATCGACCACTGGCCCACATTGTCTGTTCCTGACTGCATGGCATTCTTCACAGTCTGGAAGATGTGAACTCTTCGAGACTTTATATGTTCTTCTGGAACTCCGGTGACTTTGGAGATGTCCACCTTAACAAGCCCAAAAAGTTTACTATCTTGGAaacaataatgcattttatataataaatctaataagACCATTATCTTCAGCTTTATAAACTAAACAGAAATTGTCTCCTTTGTACAGAACAGAAAGAAGCTTTTACACAGGGCGATACCCTGTCTACTTTTTAGACCAAAATACAAACCACACAAAGTAACAAGACAGTCACTACACTATCACTCGGCATGCATGGCACTCAAAGTACTGTACACTCGACTGTAACACACATGCACAACTCAACTGACATGATTCAGAGTGTGCTAGCTTGTTACGCCAGTCGCCACACAAAACGCCTGTCTGTACATATCACCATGGCATATTGCCGAGTCATTCTTTTTTACCAACTATCATATTTGGATTTATGATAAGAGACAACGTGTATTAGCAatgtttcacaaaaatgtatctttacTGTCAACATTTGGCTCAATCATGAAAAACTCCTACTCGGTCAAAACATTTGTCACAAACAAATTTAGACAATCAAAACCATTTGAGGACAATTTTATTGAGACTTGGATTGAGGATTGAGACTTTGTTCTGTTTACTTTCTTATGGGGTGTGAGAATATAACAGCGTACTTACTTTGAAATCTTTGGGGAGGAAATTTTTTTAACGAATTCAAGCAATTAATTGCTGAGGTGTAATAGTTTGATGATGTTGCCACCCTCCTCCATAACGTTATACAACAACTACGTTTAATGATGGCTCCCGTACATACAAAATACATTAGAACACAAACAAATTGCACTTATGCACTATGCAATGGATTGCAAGATAGGCTACATTAACACAGCAAAAGCTTTGAAATCAAAACTAATCTGATCTAGTGAAATTACAGACGTAATGAGGACGAAGAAATGTTAGTGTGTGCTGACTGAAAGTCAGTGCAGATACTATCCAATAGTGAGTATTTAcactaactttttattaaaatggagCTTCACACATGGTTATTTAGGCTATAGAGTATAATGAACATTGTATCATCGTAActtaaagcaaatttaaaatgtttattttgttagcaCAACAGTGATGGTTCAGAGTGACTATGAAATCTAAgttttactttgttataaattgAAATCGATCCTCCTACCAAAGTGACTGTGGCTTGGTTAAAGTGTTACTGAAGTTAGTACATGTGACTTTTTAGGATTTAaattttgggtactttgggattataacgcccagacatgaatcgttatttgacattttgcttctactgattactagattagcgtagaacaatatttcgtcaatataaaacaggaattgtcttatcggcaaacccctccccattctcagacagaggtcaaagtcgagcggttgTTGctgagtctcgccgcccgttcagctggtgtcactttgttgtacttctgtgttttacccctacatttctccaaacacaaaaaattcaacaaaaacaaacattatcaaacaaaaactaaactcgttattgaaaaaaacacacaaaacttgtttttattcttgatcacactctgccacccaaaatgcgagtgcctccggccatcagcacggCCTTCAGCAGCACCGTcggtcaacgaaagaaaaacatcccttgagataaaatatcagtaaaatatcaaattctagagagactgatcagaaatataaattgaattgtaatggaaaggcaaccatgtaccgtgcaaaaaacttaatgATAACCAcgcgcgcggcctgccgtaattgggactctcgagaaagataagataacagcgacaacaataccgatcacaatacctggaaatgcttgttgattgatggaatgttagttctgttactcaactacatcattttataacgttctaagtttattgaaaaaagtttaagcgttgggggcatataacagaatctgaccccattaacaattgataattgttgtaagtttgtaattttgtaattaaagagttgtttttcgttctatcaagtttgtttctataaaatttatatttttgtgttcttcatactggtgtggtcagtataatcccaaagtaccaaatttttttatgtttagtgaatattcctaaaaaataataaaaatatgataacacgatggactataaaaacttaaaataacaactCACTACAGTTATTACGCATATACTTACGTACGgtgattataaaatatgtagGCCTACTTACCGGAGAATCAATAGTGATGTAACCCTCTTCAATCTGCTTGTCGTGGGCCACTTCATCAGGCAATATTGCAGCCTTGGGTTCAATGATCGGAGCATCCCTCAAATCTTTACATTTCACTGAAGCTGTAGCAACACTGCGATTCCTGGAAGACAAAGAACAAAATAGGCTATGTTCAAACAAAATcggaaaattaaaactaagaaataattATCTAATGGCTTGGGAAATGTTGGCAGGTTCTACATTATACAAATGtgtatgatatttattaatttatccaatgagataaaaatatacaacacataaaaaaaaaattgaaagaaaaacactaatcttttgaacaatttaaaaaaaaatcacattatgTAAATTTAACCAGCGATTCGTGACCAAAAAACTGACATCATGCCATGTACATAATCTGTGCTAaaagaataaagttttttttattcaattttttgaCGTACATGTTAACCTCCGACTCTCCCATGAAGGATACTATGACTCCCATTTTCAAAAGTTAAcgatttagattaaaattttgtctaatgtttttaatttacaatttctaaaaataaacacacaaaaaagttTGTCATTGTTTCCTTGGGTTTTGGTGGAGGAAACGGGTTGAAATCCAGAGTTAAATAACATGATAAAGGATACAGTGTTACATACTTGTACTAGTCAGActaaaatggttaaatatatttttaaattaaaagtttcttctgtttttttaattagtggtAAATgtctatttttttctaaaaattctaCAGAgtttttatcttttcaatttacTTTGAAGAGTATGAAACCCCTACCAAAAGATGTAACTGTGGGTGTGGACTACAAGTATTTGTACTAGTCACATTAAAatggaaatatacaaatatgCAGGCATGGAAGGTCATAAAAGTTTCATGATGATACAAAACTAAGGTATAGGCCAATCATTTGGTGGGGTAAGTTACCGTGACCCCATACCCCCAACGTTTTTAACCCAAGAACTGGCAACTAAATTATCTCTATTGGCAGGCTACTTTACCAGGTTTTACaagggtattttataaaaaatatgagatGCATAAAAAATGATTTGATCATGCATTGTAGTATATcattttcttcattaaaatttgtattttttactatgcataattttacaagtaacattttttgttttttctatatttgaaacttttgaatgttttgtttttttctaggGGGTGGTATATTTGTACtcaataaaaattccaaaatataaaaattatttatacatttctctggtttaaaaatatatagtttgatgaacttgtttaatacatttttatttttatactgataaaaCTTGCAACCGggcatttttaagaaaaatttacattaccCTGGTCATactatattacaacaataatagttattacttACATGAAACACATATTATATAACATCAAGAGTTAGCAATAACATACCATTTATCAATGACAAGTACaagtacaaaattgtatatactcATCTAATATATGAACTCggaaagaataaatttttttacatgtcAAACTTCACACATTAAGCaatgttcaaaattttacatCTTACATCTTACACTGGGCCTAATCAGAATCACTCCCGCTGTCATGGTGTACTGGTTCACTTTCTACCACTAAATAGATTACGAAATgggttattttgaaacaaaacactaattatttgtttcactacACCACTCTCGTGAAAGAGATATACTTTCCAAAACATGTCAATACCACTTGACTAAATAATAAcctcaaataatattacatacttgcaacaagaaacataaacaaactaaCCAATATGTAAACAACAGCAAAGAAATGacaagaatgaaaattaaatacaatattcttcTTCTCTCCGACTTTTATCAAAGATCGAAAAGTACCAAAATTCATATTAAtcgatacatttatttttttgctattgAATGCTACAATTACTTCCGTTGCATCAATGTTTACACCGTTGCCGCAGTGACAGTCACCAGTTGTTCAGAGTGATAGACCGTCGCTGTAGTGATCGTCACCATTACCTGGATTATCCAATGACCAAAGCGCAAACcattcttcaaaaataaacacaCCGGTATTGTTGGATTGTTGACATTATAATAAGCTAGCATTAACTTTGTTAGTGGATTGATTAAATCTACCTAAGCAACATATGCGTTCCAGTACACAgctgttataaattaaacaaaaataatttcaaatgatTAACATTGGAAACTGTGAAAAGCTGTAGAGctcaatgtatttaaaatccataaaagGCTTGGAGTGTAAGAGCTTTCGATTTAAACAAGGTGTATCCCTGTTTTAGTCGATAATCAGAGTATGGTAGGCTATTACGATAGAAATTGACTGCCAAATTTGGTAAACCAAGTAACAAAGGCCAATGTTTAAGTATGAAAATTGGAGGTTGGATCAATCATGTTTCTTGTACAGATCATGTCCTTTTGACCTGTTTACTGAAACCAaaaaaaagattacaaaataatttgttactgaAATTTGCGACAGTGTGAAAGAATGctactgaaattttacaagcCATGAAAGTTAAAACTAACCTTAAAAGCGATGCAGGtttaattgagtttaaaattaGTCTAGTTGACACTAACGAAGCCATTTTATCCTTCACTAATCAGTAATCACTACCCAAAATCAGTTCAATtgtatgaactttttatttttgttcgtaCCAACTGATTGGTTAACAGTCAGGTGTTAAACCTAAACCActgaacttaaaacaaaaaaaagaagcaGACAGCGATTATGGCAGTGTTGCCATTTGCCAGTGTCATTACTCTCGTTACACCTAATCTTTAAAATCGTCTAAAATCTATCAATGTCATCTACAGACTGCCATACTATATTTAATGTTGGACAGAATCCTATGTAGACTACCATTACAGCGCTAAGCGCTTTATATTGAAGGAAGAAAAATCGTACCGCTTTAACAGGATtgtcaaattcaaaaatattaactaaacgaAACAATACACCTATTGAGTAGAGATTACGGGGCACACGACAGTGTTTTCTTGATATATTGGCCATGAGAAGATAATCCTAAGAATATGGATTTTGatgtta from Homalodisca vitripennis isolate AUS2020 unplaced genomic scaffold, UT_GWSS_2.1 ScUCBcl_1151;HRSCAF=4421, whole genome shotgun sequence includes the following:
- the LOC124371241 gene encoding LOW QUALITY PROTEIN: NADH dehydrogenase [ubiquinone] iron-sulfur protein 4, mitochondrial-like (The sequence of the model RefSeq protein was modified relative to this genomic sequence to represent the inferred CDS: inserted 1 base in 1 codon), giving the protein MASLVSTRLILNSIKPASLLRNRSVATASVKCKDLRDAPIIEPKAAILPDEVAHDKQIEEGYITIDSPVDISKVTGVPEEHIKSRRVHIFQTVKNAMQSGTDNVGQWSMQFETRERWENPLMGWASTGDPLSNMSIQFRSKDDAIDFCEKNGWQWFFXRAEKEVKPKVKSYGFNFSWNKRTRVFH